In Diabrotica undecimpunctata isolate CICGRU chromosome 4, icDiaUnde3, whole genome shotgun sequence, a single genomic region encodes these proteins:
- the LOC140439750 gene encoding facilitated trehalose transporter Tret1-like isoform X5: MTWTSPMFSKLYSNDTTVNPLPKPITEAQDAWIASLINVGAMVGGFPFSFISEHYGRKAALLAVGVFHIIAYLSMAFAKCVELFYFGRILGGLAVGGGYTLLPMYIAEVAEEKKRGAYSVTLGIFWGFGNFLPYLIGPFLSVRVFNLINFSLPLLFVILFFFLGIETPYYLIGANKLEKAEEVLMLLRAKDRKSVQLELQNIKNSLEQEKHENVGSFTNIFTNPGVRKAFIISISLISFQQLSGWNAITFYLQPIFEASNTNLSPEICSLIIGACIFGFSLPTPYFTDKINRKVLLIFSDVGLGLGLLILGAFFYIKNRTNWSMTAISWIPIPTLIMCTFAFQVGLAALPWTISSEIFPKNVKKLSSTTTSASCWIVSFLITQFFNTMKQNLGTDGTFFFYAVFTFIASCFTFFYVPETRGKTFVEIQQILKS; the protein is encoded by the coding sequence ATGACCTGGACATCGCCGATGTTTTCAAAACTATACTCCAATGATACCACCGTAAATCCACTTCCAAAACCGATCACTGAAGCTCAAGATGCATGGATAGCCTCACTAATCAATGTTGGAGCTATGGTTGGAGGATTTCCTTTCAGCTTTATTTCTGAACACTATGGAAGAAAAGCCGCTCTATTAGCAGTTGGAGTATTCCATATTATAGCATATTTGTCAATGGCTTTTGCAAAATGTGTcgaattattttattttggaagGATTCTTGGAGGACTAGCTGTAGGTGGAGGATACACTTTACTTCCGATGTACATTGCAGAAGTAGCCGAGGAAAAGAAACGAGGTGCCTACTCCGTTACTCTAGGAATATTTTGGGGATTTGGAAACTTTTTACCCTACCTTATTGGTCCTTTTCTCTCTGTAAGAGTTTTTAACCTTATTAACTTCTCTTTGCCATTGCTATTTgttatattgtttttctttttgggtatcGAAACGCCGTATTATCTTATTGGTGCTAATAAACTTGAAAAAGCAGAAGAAGTATTAATGTTATTAAGAGCTAAAGATCGTAAAAGTGTACAATTAGaactacaaaatattaaaaattctttagaacaagaaaaacatGAAAATGTGGGAAGTTTTACAAACATATTTACTAACCCTGGAGTAAGAAAAGCTTTTATTATTTCAATTTCCTTAATATCATTTCAACAATTATCTGGTTGGAATGCTATaactttttatcttcaaccaaTATTTGAAGCATCTAATACAAATCTAAGCCCAGAAATATGTTCTCTTATTATTGGTGCTTGCATTTTTGGCTTTTCCTTACCAACTCCATATTTCACTGATAAAATAAACCGGAaggttttattaatattttcggACGTTGGTTTAGGTTTAGGATTGTTAATACTGGGCGCATTCTTCTatataaaaaatagaacaaattggagtATGACTGCAATATCTTGGATTCCAATTCCAACACTAATAATGTGTACTTTCGCTTTTCAAGTAGGTTTGGCTGCGTTACCTTGGACAATATCATCTGAAATATTtccaaaaaatgtcaaaaaattatctTCGACAACGACATCGGCTTCTTGCTGGATAGTATCGTTTTTAATTACCCAGTTTTTTAATACAATGAAACAGAATTTGGGTACAGATGGAACATTCTTTTTTTACGCTGTTTTTACTTTTATTGCATCATGCTTTACTTTCTTTTATGTTCCCGAAACAAGAGGTAAAACTTTTGTCGAAATTCAGCAAATTCTTAAATCCTAA
- the LOC140439750 gene encoding facilitated trehalose transporter Tret1-like isoform X3, whose protein sequence is MSKSCMADTETVDLLATSGDITMTWTSPMFSKLYSNDTTVNPLPKPITEAQDAWIASLINVGAMVGGFPFSFISEHYGRKAALLAVGVFHIIAYLSMAFAKCVELFYFGRILGGLAVGGGYTLLPMYIAEVAEEKKRGAYSVTLGIFWGFGNFLPYLIGPFLSVRVFNLINFSLPLLFVILFFFLGIETPYYLIGANKLEKAEEVLMLLRAKDRKSVQLELQNIKNSLEQEKHENVGSFTNIFTNPGVRKAFIISISLISFQQLSGWNAITFYLQPIFEASNTNLSPEICSLIIGACIFGFSLPTPYFTDKINRKVLLIFSDVGLGLGLLILGAFFYIKNRTNWSMTAISWIPIPTLIMCTFAFQVGLAALPWTISSEIFPKNVKKLSSTTTSASCWIVSFLITQFFNTMKQNLGTDGTFFFYAVFTFIASCFTFFYVPETRGKTFVEIQQILKS, encoded by the coding sequence TGGATCTACTGGCAACTTCAGGTGATATCACAATGACCTGGACATCGCCGATGTTTTCAAAACTATACTCCAATGATACCACCGTAAATCCACTTCCAAAACCGATCACTGAAGCTCAAGATGCATGGATAGCCTCACTAATCAATGTTGGAGCTATGGTTGGAGGATTTCCTTTCAGCTTTATTTCTGAACACTATGGAAGAAAAGCCGCTCTATTAGCAGTTGGAGTATTCCATATTATAGCATATTTGTCAATGGCTTTTGCAAAATGTGTcgaattattttattttggaagGATTCTTGGAGGACTAGCTGTAGGTGGAGGATACACTTTACTTCCGATGTACATTGCAGAAGTAGCCGAGGAAAAGAAACGAGGTGCCTACTCCGTTACTCTAGGAATATTTTGGGGATTTGGAAACTTTTTACCCTACCTTATTGGTCCTTTTCTCTCTGTAAGAGTTTTTAACCTTATTAACTTCTCTTTGCCATTGCTATTTgttatattgtttttctttttgggtatcGAAACGCCGTATTATCTTATTGGTGCTAATAAACTTGAAAAAGCAGAAGAAGTATTAATGTTATTAAGAGCTAAAGATCGTAAAAGTGTACAATTAGaactacaaaatattaaaaattctttagaacaagaaaaacatGAAAATGTGGGAAGTTTTACAAACATATTTACTAACCCTGGAGTAAGAAAAGCTTTTATTATTTCAATTTCCTTAATATCATTTCAACAATTATCTGGTTGGAATGCTATaactttttatcttcaaccaaTATTTGAAGCATCTAATACAAATCTAAGCCCAGAAATATGTTCTCTTATTATTGGTGCTTGCATTTTTGGCTTTTCCTTACCAACTCCATATTTCACTGATAAAATAAACCGGAaggttttattaatattttcggACGTTGGTTTAGGTTTAGGATTGTTAATACTGGGCGCATTCTTCTatataaaaaatagaacaaattggagtATGACTGCAATATCTTGGATTCCAATTCCAACACTAATAATGTGTACTTTCGCTTTTCAAGTAGGTTTGGCTGCGTTACCTTGGACAATATCATCTGAAATATTtccaaaaaatgtcaaaaaattatctTCGACAACGACATCGGCTTCTTGCTGGATAGTATCGTTTTTAATTACCCAGTTTTTTAATACAATGAAACAGAATTTGGGTACAGATGGAACATTCTTTTTTTACGCTGTTTTTACTTTTATTGCATCATGCTTTACTTTCTTTTATGTTCCCGAAACAAGAGGTAAAACTTTTGTCGAAATTCAGCAAATTCTTAAATCCTAA
- the LOC140439750 gene encoding facilitated trehalose transporter Tret1-like isoform X1, whose product MTEKNEPLLEEVKYIPSAIKEDGYNLGLKAENKIKGVYKYYVLYTIFTVDLLATSGDITMTWTSPMFSKLYSNDTTVNPLPKPITEAQDAWIASLINVGAMVGGFPFSFISEHYGRKAALLAVGVFHIIAYLSMAFAKCVELFYFGRILGGLAVGGGYTLLPMYIAEVAEEKKRGAYSVTLGIFWGFGNFLPYLIGPFLSVRVFNLINFSLPLLFVILFFFLGIETPYYLIGANKLEKAEEVLMLLRAKDRKSVQLELQNIKNSLEQEKHENVGSFTNIFTNPGVRKAFIISISLISFQQLSGWNAITFYLQPIFEASNTNLSPEICSLIIGACIFGFSLPTPYFTDKINRKVLLIFSDVGLGLGLLILGAFFYIKNRTNWSMTAISWIPIPTLIMCTFAFQVGLAALPWTISSEIFPKNVKKLSSTTTSASCWIVSFLITQFFNTMKQNLGTDGTFFFYAVFTFIASCFTFFYVPETRGKTFVEIQQILKS is encoded by the coding sequence TGGATCTACTGGCAACTTCAGGTGATATCACAATGACCTGGACATCGCCGATGTTTTCAAAACTATACTCCAATGATACCACCGTAAATCCACTTCCAAAACCGATCACTGAAGCTCAAGATGCATGGATAGCCTCACTAATCAATGTTGGAGCTATGGTTGGAGGATTTCCTTTCAGCTTTATTTCTGAACACTATGGAAGAAAAGCCGCTCTATTAGCAGTTGGAGTATTCCATATTATAGCATATTTGTCAATGGCTTTTGCAAAATGTGTcgaattattttattttggaagGATTCTTGGAGGACTAGCTGTAGGTGGAGGATACACTTTACTTCCGATGTACATTGCAGAAGTAGCCGAGGAAAAGAAACGAGGTGCCTACTCCGTTACTCTAGGAATATTTTGGGGATTTGGAAACTTTTTACCCTACCTTATTGGTCCTTTTCTCTCTGTAAGAGTTTTTAACCTTATTAACTTCTCTTTGCCATTGCTATTTgttatattgtttttctttttgggtatcGAAACGCCGTATTATCTTATTGGTGCTAATAAACTTGAAAAAGCAGAAGAAGTATTAATGTTATTAAGAGCTAAAGATCGTAAAAGTGTACAATTAGaactacaaaatattaaaaattctttagaacaagaaaaacatGAAAATGTGGGAAGTTTTACAAACATATTTACTAACCCTGGAGTAAGAAAAGCTTTTATTATTTCAATTTCCTTAATATCATTTCAACAATTATCTGGTTGGAATGCTATaactttttatcttcaaccaaTATTTGAAGCATCTAATACAAATCTAAGCCCAGAAATATGTTCTCTTATTATTGGTGCTTGCATTTTTGGCTTTTCCTTACCAACTCCATATTTCACTGATAAAATAAACCGGAaggttttattaatattttcggACGTTGGTTTAGGTTTAGGATTGTTAATACTGGGCGCATTCTTCTatataaaaaatagaacaaattggagtATGACTGCAATATCTTGGATTCCAATTCCAACACTAATAATGTGTACTTTCGCTTTTCAAGTAGGTTTGGCTGCGTTACCTTGGACAATATCATCTGAAATATTtccaaaaaatgtcaaaaaattatctTCGACAACGACATCGGCTTCTTGCTGGATAGTATCGTTTTTAATTACCCAGTTTTTTAATACAATGAAACAGAATTTGGGTACAGATGGAACATTCTTTTTTTACGCTGTTTTTACTTTTATTGCATCATGCTTTACTTTCTTTTATGTTCCCGAAACAAGAGGTAAAACTTTTGTCGAAATTCAGCAAATTCTTAAATCCTAA
- the LOC140439750 gene encoding facilitated trehalose transporter Tret1-like isoform X2: protein MKSFISYTTAVIFAVDLLATSGDITMTWTSPMFSKLYSNDTTVNPLPKPITEAQDAWIASLINVGAMVGGFPFSFISEHYGRKAALLAVGVFHIIAYLSMAFAKCVELFYFGRILGGLAVGGGYTLLPMYIAEVAEEKKRGAYSVTLGIFWGFGNFLPYLIGPFLSVRVFNLINFSLPLLFVILFFFLGIETPYYLIGANKLEKAEEVLMLLRAKDRKSVQLELQNIKNSLEQEKHENVGSFTNIFTNPGVRKAFIISISLISFQQLSGWNAITFYLQPIFEASNTNLSPEICSLIIGACIFGFSLPTPYFTDKINRKVLLIFSDVGLGLGLLILGAFFYIKNRTNWSMTAISWIPIPTLIMCTFAFQVGLAALPWTISSEIFPKNVKKLSSTTTSASCWIVSFLITQFFNTMKQNLGTDGTFFFYAVFTFIASCFTFFYVPETRGKTFVEIQQILKS, encoded by the coding sequence TGGATCTACTGGCAACTTCAGGTGATATCACAATGACCTGGACATCGCCGATGTTTTCAAAACTATACTCCAATGATACCACCGTAAATCCACTTCCAAAACCGATCACTGAAGCTCAAGATGCATGGATAGCCTCACTAATCAATGTTGGAGCTATGGTTGGAGGATTTCCTTTCAGCTTTATTTCTGAACACTATGGAAGAAAAGCCGCTCTATTAGCAGTTGGAGTATTCCATATTATAGCATATTTGTCAATGGCTTTTGCAAAATGTGTcgaattattttattttggaagGATTCTTGGAGGACTAGCTGTAGGTGGAGGATACACTTTACTTCCGATGTACATTGCAGAAGTAGCCGAGGAAAAGAAACGAGGTGCCTACTCCGTTACTCTAGGAATATTTTGGGGATTTGGAAACTTTTTACCCTACCTTATTGGTCCTTTTCTCTCTGTAAGAGTTTTTAACCTTATTAACTTCTCTTTGCCATTGCTATTTgttatattgtttttctttttgggtatcGAAACGCCGTATTATCTTATTGGTGCTAATAAACTTGAAAAAGCAGAAGAAGTATTAATGTTATTAAGAGCTAAAGATCGTAAAAGTGTACAATTAGaactacaaaatattaaaaattctttagaacaagaaaaacatGAAAATGTGGGAAGTTTTACAAACATATTTACTAACCCTGGAGTAAGAAAAGCTTTTATTATTTCAATTTCCTTAATATCATTTCAACAATTATCTGGTTGGAATGCTATaactttttatcttcaaccaaTATTTGAAGCATCTAATACAAATCTAAGCCCAGAAATATGTTCTCTTATTATTGGTGCTTGCATTTTTGGCTTTTCCTTACCAACTCCATATTTCACTGATAAAATAAACCGGAaggttttattaatattttcggACGTTGGTTTAGGTTTAGGATTGTTAATACTGGGCGCATTCTTCTatataaaaaatagaacaaattggagtATGACTGCAATATCTTGGATTCCAATTCCAACACTAATAATGTGTACTTTCGCTTTTCAAGTAGGTTTGGCTGCGTTACCTTGGACAATATCATCTGAAATATTtccaaaaaatgtcaaaaaattatctTCGACAACGACATCGGCTTCTTGCTGGATAGTATCGTTTTTAATTACCCAGTTTTTTAATACAATGAAACAGAATTTGGGTACAGATGGAACATTCTTTTTTTACGCTGTTTTTACTTTTATTGCATCATGCTTTACTTTCTTTTATGTTCCCGAAACAAGAGGTAAAACTTTTGTCGAAATTCAGCAAATTCTTAAATCCTAA
- the LOC140439750 gene encoding facilitated trehalose transporter Tret1-like isoform X4 — protein sequence MDLLATSGDITMTWTSPMFSKLYSNDTTVNPLPKPITEAQDAWIASLINVGAMVGGFPFSFISEHYGRKAALLAVGVFHIIAYLSMAFAKCVELFYFGRILGGLAVGGGYTLLPMYIAEVAEEKKRGAYSVTLGIFWGFGNFLPYLIGPFLSVRVFNLINFSLPLLFVILFFFLGIETPYYLIGANKLEKAEEVLMLLRAKDRKSVQLELQNIKNSLEQEKHENVGSFTNIFTNPGVRKAFIISISLISFQQLSGWNAITFYLQPIFEASNTNLSPEICSLIIGACIFGFSLPTPYFTDKINRKVLLIFSDVGLGLGLLILGAFFYIKNRTNWSMTAISWIPIPTLIMCTFAFQVGLAALPWTISSEIFPKNVKKLSSTTTSASCWIVSFLITQFFNTMKQNLGTDGTFFFYAVFTFIASCFTFFYVPETRGKTFVEIQQILKS from the coding sequence TGGATCTACTGGCAACTTCAGGTGATATCACAATGACCTGGACATCGCCGATGTTTTCAAAACTATACTCCAATGATACCACCGTAAATCCACTTCCAAAACCGATCACTGAAGCTCAAGATGCATGGATAGCCTCACTAATCAATGTTGGAGCTATGGTTGGAGGATTTCCTTTCAGCTTTATTTCTGAACACTATGGAAGAAAAGCCGCTCTATTAGCAGTTGGAGTATTCCATATTATAGCATATTTGTCAATGGCTTTTGCAAAATGTGTcgaattattttattttggaagGATTCTTGGAGGACTAGCTGTAGGTGGAGGATACACTTTACTTCCGATGTACATTGCAGAAGTAGCCGAGGAAAAGAAACGAGGTGCCTACTCCGTTACTCTAGGAATATTTTGGGGATTTGGAAACTTTTTACCCTACCTTATTGGTCCTTTTCTCTCTGTAAGAGTTTTTAACCTTATTAACTTCTCTTTGCCATTGCTATTTgttatattgtttttctttttgggtatcGAAACGCCGTATTATCTTATTGGTGCTAATAAACTTGAAAAAGCAGAAGAAGTATTAATGTTATTAAGAGCTAAAGATCGTAAAAGTGTACAATTAGaactacaaaatattaaaaattctttagaacaagaaaaacatGAAAATGTGGGAAGTTTTACAAACATATTTACTAACCCTGGAGTAAGAAAAGCTTTTATTATTTCAATTTCCTTAATATCATTTCAACAATTATCTGGTTGGAATGCTATaactttttatcttcaaccaaTATTTGAAGCATCTAATACAAATCTAAGCCCAGAAATATGTTCTCTTATTATTGGTGCTTGCATTTTTGGCTTTTCCTTACCAACTCCATATTTCACTGATAAAATAAACCGGAaggttttattaatattttcggACGTTGGTTTAGGTTTAGGATTGTTAATACTGGGCGCATTCTTCTatataaaaaatagaacaaattggagtATGACTGCAATATCTTGGATTCCAATTCCAACACTAATAATGTGTACTTTCGCTTTTCAAGTAGGTTTGGCTGCGTTACCTTGGACAATATCATCTGAAATATTtccaaaaaatgtcaaaaaattatctTCGACAACGACATCGGCTTCTTGCTGGATAGTATCGTTTTTAATTACCCAGTTTTTTAATACAATGAAACAGAATTTGGGTACAGATGGAACATTCTTTTTTTACGCTGTTTTTACTTTTATTGCATCATGCTTTACTTTCTTTTATGTTCCCGAAACAAGAGGTAAAACTTTTGTCGAAATTCAGCAAATTCTTAAATCCTAA